From a region of the Thermosipho melanesiensis BI429 genome:
- the coaD gene encoding pantetheine-phosphate adenylyltransferase, with product MKAIYPGSFDPITYGHLDIIKRATKIFSEVYVVVMENKRKNYTFTLEERIKMIEECTENIKNVKIDYFRGLLIDYLKMHKIDVIIRGLRAVTDFEYELQMAMANKEMCPNVDTVFLMTDKKYSFISSSLVKEVAYFGGDISRWVPKSVERKLRKKVNGV from the coding sequence ATGAAAGCAATTTATCCTGGATCTTTTGATCCAATAACATACGGTCATTTGGATATTATAAAACGTGCAACAAAGATATTTTCAGAAGTTTATGTGGTAGTTATGGAAAATAAAAGAAAAAATTATACTTTCACACTTGAGGAAAGGATAAAAATGATAGAGGAATGTACAGAAAATATTAAAAATGTAAAAATAGACTATTTTAGAGGTCTTCTTATAGATTATTTAAAAATGCACAAAATAGACGTTATAATAAGAGGTCTAAGGGCAGTTACGGATTTTGAGTATGAACTACAAATGGCTATGGCTAATAAAGAAATGTGTCCTAATGTTGATACAGTTTTTTTGATGACAGATAAAAAATATTCTTTTATATCGTCAAGTTTGGTAAAAGAAGTGGCATATTTTGGTGGAGATATATCAAGATGGGTACCAAAAAGCGTAGAAAGAAAATTACGTAAGAAAGTAAACGGAGTGTGA
- a CDS encoding glycosyltransferase yields MNLKWYEELKNKSKTEKLNLVLDFYYNGKHNKALYILKNMLKDEPYDLDVLFNLANIYYRKKNWKKLKKVALKYYKKDKNNWAINDMLADLWLVEGDFDKAILSLEAALKNAPSEYLKNLKEKLEIFKYKIKNAKNKKKIAFICLDGLDNFIDDIIVALSDEYWSRKFVISDKLEIYKAIDWGDIIWFEWANNVAILGSNFEGLSNKPAIIRLHSYEALGDYPKKINWKNIDKLIFVSEHIKDILKIHIPNIENIVDIDIINNGINLENTKFSEKNKGFNIGVVANISHKKNPSMMLQIIKKLVEIDSKYKLHIAGEHLELRYMIYFQHMIKEMGLENNIIFYGFIEDINEWLEDKNYILSTSIHEGHPLNIIESMAMGIKPVIHNYFGSKKQWPNELIFNTIDEAVDIILEEDYDSRKYRTFVEKNYDFKKEILRIKNLINTLNKERKNIKVIQKKLISRPDYLKNNEYLLNYYLNKNEIEKYIKLVEYLLINGKLELKNKIDYFLRNLYYRMESYSRFEYLSEEPFKYLENIGWEYFDKFYKVYFNNTKTKNNDKDKIHFLYILNGLDYFQILFRFVFESIVNSPRENIEYHVLSLLDEKSFNNADFARKILEKHKIDYFIPEPTEKMEYRLKQYYEYISKINPDIAFFHSFYFSPYGILIYPLLKQTAKLIGRHITQDIEPYFDKKLDFVYTGLNEPNIPTKNIFFRLPPVDSNIINKNLDIKKQLKIPRKNKVIISIGRPIKYKNKKYWEVIKKLADEIEDITFVFFGPKYDNYFKELIPKSYIESGKIALLGPDLNARSYLKSCDYYINSAPNGGGISFNEAYYAELPIITFIKDLDPRKKTIETRVNYLPAMFYHDAFKIFPHLGDYHGFYEFAKRIIMDEEFKNFIQSKRKIDKNYLEYKNFVQEFEDYILKLLRLK; encoded by the coding sequence ATGAATTTGAAATGGTATGAAGAGTTGAAAAATAAAAGTAAAACTGAGAAGTTAAATTTAGTATTAGATTTCTATTATAATGGAAAACATAATAAAGCTTTATATATATTAAAAAATATGTTGAAAGATGAACCATACGACTTAGATGTTCTTTTCAATCTAGCTAATATATACTACAGAAAAAAAAATTGGAAAAAGTTAAAAAAAGTAGCACTGAAATATTATAAAAAAGATAAAAACAATTGGGCTATCAATGATATGTTAGCAGATTTATGGTTAGTAGAGGGAGATTTTGATAAAGCTATTCTTTCTTTAGAAGCTGCTTTGAAAAATGCTCCATCAGAGTATCTTAAAAACCTGAAAGAAAAACTAGAGATATTTAAATACAAAATAAAAAATGCTAAAAACAAGAAGAAAATAGCATTCATTTGTTTAGATGGTTTAGATAATTTTATAGATGATATTATTGTAGCCTTATCAGATGAGTATTGGAGTAGAAAATTTGTTATAAGTGATAAGTTAGAAATATATAAAGCCATAGACTGGGGAGATATAATATGGTTTGAGTGGGCAAACAACGTTGCTATTTTAGGAAGCAATTTTGAGGGATTATCAAACAAACCAGCAATTATCAGATTACATAGTTATGAGGCTTTAGGAGATTATCCAAAAAAAATTAATTGGAAAAATATAGATAAATTAATATTTGTATCAGAACATATTAAAGATATTCTAAAAATTCACATTCCAAATATAGAAAATATTGTTGATATTGATATTATAAACAATGGAATAAATTTAGAAAACACAAAATTTTCTGAAAAAAATAAAGGTTTTAATATTGGTGTAGTAGCAAATATATCTCATAAAAAAAACCCATCGATGATGCTACAAATAATAAAAAAACTTGTTGAAATCGATTCTAAGTATAAATTGCATATAGCTGGTGAGCATTTAGAATTAAGATATATGATATATTTCCAACATATGATAAAAGAAATGGGTTTAGAAAATAACATTATTTTTTATGGGTTTATAGAGGATATCAATGAGTGGTTGGAAGATAAGAATTATATACTATCTACAAGCATTCATGAAGGCCACCCACTTAACATTATTGAAAGTATGGCAATGGGTATTAAACCTGTGATACATAATTATTTTGGTAGTAAAAAGCAATGGCCTAACGAATTGATTTTCAATACAATTGACGAAGCCGTTGATATAATTCTAGAAGAAGACTATGATTCAAGAAAGTATAGAACTTTCGTTGAGAAAAATTATGATTTTAAAAAGGAAATTTTAAGAATAAAAAATTTGATAAACACTTTGAATAAAGAAAGGAAAAATATAAAGGTTATTCAAAAAAAACTTATTAGTAGACCGGATTATTTAAAAAACAATGAATATCTTCTAAATTATTATTTAAATAAAAACGAGATAGAGAAGTATATAAAACTTGTTGAATATCTATTAATTAACGGAAAGTTAGAATTAAAAAATAAAATTGATTATTTTTTGAGAAATTTATATTATAGAATGGAAAGTTATTCCAGATTTGAGTATTTGTCAGAAGAACCTTTCAAATATTTGGAGAATATAGGTTGGGAATATTTCGATAAATTCTATAAAGTATATTTTAATAATACAAAAACAAAAAATAATGATAAAGATAAAATACACTTTTTATATATATTAAATGGATTAGATTATTTTCAAATTTTATTTAGATTTGTTTTTGAAAGCATAGTTAATAGTCCAAGAGAAAATATAGAATACCATGTTTTGAGTTTATTGGATGAAAAGTCTTTTAACAATGCTGATTTTGCAAGAAAAATACTAGAAAAGCACAAAATTGATTACTTTATACCAGAACCAACTGAAAAAATGGAATACCGCTTAAAGCAGTATTATGAATATATCTCAAAGATTAATCCAGATATTGCGTTTTTCCATTCTTTTTATTTTTCACCATATGGAATATTAATATATCCATTATTGAAACAAACAGCAAAATTAATAGGGAGACACATAACTCAGGATATTGAACCATATTTTGATAAAAAATTGGATTTTGTTTATACAGGTTTAAATGAGCCAAATATTCCAACAAAAAATATATTCTTTAGATTACCACCTGTAGATTCGAATATTATTAATAAAAATTTAGATATTAAAAAACAATTGAAAATTCCTCGAAAAAACAAAGTGATAATTTCAATAGGTAGGCCTATAAAATATAAAAACAAAAAATATTGGGAGGTAATAAAAAAACTTGCAGATGAAATAGAAGATATTACGTTTGTATTCTTTGGTCCAAAATATGATAATTATTTTAAAGAATTAATTCCGAAATCATACATTGAAAGCGGGAAAATAGCATTATTAGGTCCAGATTTAAATGCAAGATCTTATTTAAAAAGTTGCGATTATTATATAAACTCTGCCCCTAATGGTGGAGGAATATCGTTTAATGAAGCATATTATGCGGAATTACCTATAATAACATTCATTAAAGATCTTGATCCCAGAAAAAAAACAATTGAAACACGAGTAAACTATCTGCCGGCAATGTTTTATCATGACGCATTCAAAATTTTTCCACATTTGGGCGATTATCATGGATTTTATGAATTTGCAAAAAGAATAATCATGGATGAAGAATTTAAAAATTTTATACAATCAAAACGAAAAATTGATAAAAATTATTTAGAATATAAAAATTTTGTTCAGGAATTTGAAGATTATATTTTAAAGCTATTAAGATTAAAATAG
- a CDS encoding glycosyltransferase has protein sequence MGKCLLSVAMIVKNEEHNIRRLLESIKDIVDEIVVVDTGSTDKTPKIVKEYTDKLYFHPWKGDFSEARNNSLRYPTCEWVIILDADEEVKEDFKGIRRFLQNLPEEINTVYLPTLSYLDWDLKKTEIATTPRVFRNGTVKYKNIVHNQAVYKGEVVHAPFTIYHYGYIWTRKLREKKYNRTRNLILRHLENKNINPIERIYYLVQLYKTESISKYKHRKHEVGLKTLNEINKIQKIPAIGLEFLFLFGLDILNKGLFEFSQMIFERAINVSPDYPDPYFGLMALYEKKEDLENQYKYAKQFLEKLEYAEKNPEKFEWTVVGFKYKAAAHTIMAKYSILKRNAEDFKYHIKNVCKIAPKTGENIKKFLKTIFKHLSEVDDIKFLKDIKSTVEFLLDYMKENNIKIDIWNVIYLFLDNKIVIEGIEDFVETRFQKFVMKRLNENKDYLIDFAFKDLEEDINSIKEVLFLFKHFSENKERLLKILANLRKKFEGENRGIILSLIGDTYLKLGNFNAAISSYKKAIELNQFISVFIKPVLDDLKTKLDKEIDGTFEELLNYYGKLKELIYEMKAEKKELSYLNLISDSDYAKYVAALNTENLKRKERLLSNIQNIKDFPFYYYRFAKIFEEKGNYKRAYLLHVKACEENPKIGDLSFGKYEYDGLYLNSNPNFGSETDEIVWCKNISERFSGFGVINPIRMWKKSKKFLYAYPYPTNESIKIAKERRKKSVKNWPFDIDKDYLTEIITRLKDKKIRFLDEKVPKSLLDEFSILEDEESTTIFGITFLNQYPDLTIPSNVEKGAFIYLQPDFEDKDDIVWYNPEIRIIKTTSQIIKDFEFLGYRVVEIVPQNYFRTIIFERY, from the coding sequence ATGGGGAAATGTCTTTTATCTGTTGCTATGATAGTTAAGAATGAGGAACATAACATAAGGAGATTGTTAGAAAGTATAAAAGATATAGTAGATGAAATTGTTGTTGTTGACACAGGCTCCACAGATAAAACTCCAAAAATAGTTAAAGAGTATACTGATAAACTATATTTTCACCCATGGAAAGGAGATTTTTCAGAGGCAAGAAACAATTCGTTAAGGTACCCCACTTGTGAATGGGTAATAATTCTAGATGCTGATGAAGAAGTAAAAGAAGATTTTAAAGGTATAAGAAGATTTCTGCAAAATCTTCCTGAGGAAATTAATACGGTATATCTTCCTACACTAAGTTACTTAGATTGGGATTTGAAAAAAACAGAAATTGCCACTACGCCTCGGGTTTTTAGAAATGGTACGGTAAAATATAAGAACATTGTACATAACCAAGCGGTATACAAAGGGGAAGTGGTACACGCTCCATTTACTATTTATCATTATGGTTATATTTGGACAAGAAAGTTACGAGAGAAAAAGTATAACAGAACAAGAAATTTAATATTAAGACATCTTGAAAATAAAAATATAAATCCTATTGAAAGAATTTACTATCTTGTGCAGCTTTACAAAACTGAATCAATATCAAAATACAAACACCGAAAGCACGAAGTTGGTTTAAAAACGTTAAACGAAATAAACAAAATACAAAAAATTCCTGCAATTGGTTTGGAATTTCTCTTTTTATTTGGTTTAGATATTTTAAATAAAGGTCTTTTTGAATTTTCGCAAATGATTTTTGAAAGAGCTATAAATGTTTCACCGGATTATCCTGATCCATACTTTGGTTTAATGGCTTTGTATGAGAAAAAAGAAGATTTGGAAAATCAATATAAATATGCAAAACAATTTTTAGAAAAGCTCGAATATGCGGAAAAAAATCCTGAAAAATTTGAATGGACTGTAGTAGGGTTTAAATATAAAGCTGCAGCACATACGATTATGGCAAAGTATAGTATTCTAAAAAGAAATGCGGAAGATTTCAAATATCACATCAAAAATGTGTGTAAAATTGCCCCTAAAACAGGTGAAAATATTAAGAAATTCCTTAAAACAATATTTAAACATTTAAGTGAAGTTGATGATATTAAGTTTCTTAAGGATATAAAATCAACGGTTGAGTTTTTATTAGATTATATGAAAGAAAATAACATTAAAATTGATATTTGGAATGTAATATATCTATTTTTAGATAATAAGATAGTTATAGAGGGAATAGAAGATTTCGTAGAAACACGTTTTCAAAAGTTTGTTATGAAAAGATTGAATGAAAACAAAGATTATCTAATAGATTTTGCCTTTAAAGATTTAGAAGAAGATATAAACTCCATAAAAGAGGTTTTGTTTTTATTCAAACATTTTTCTGAAAATAAAGAAAGGCTTCTTAAAATCCTTGCAAATTTAAGAAAAAAATTCGAAGGGGAGAATCGAGGAATAATATTATCTTTAATAGGTGATACTTATTTAAAGTTAGGAAATTTCAATGCAGCAATATCATCTTACAAGAAAGCCATAGAATTAAACCAATTTATTTCAGTGTTTATAAAGCCGGTTTTAGACGACTTAAAAACAAAACTTGATAAAGAGATTGATGGAACTTTTGAAGAGCTTTTAAATTACTATGGTAAGTTAAAAGAACTTATTTATGAAATGAAAGCAGAGAAAAAGGAGCTTTCCTATTTAAATTTAATATCAGATTCTGATTATGCCAAGTACGTTGCAGCATTGAATACAGAAAATTTAAAAAGAAAAGAAAGATTACTATCCAATATTCAGAATATAAAAGATTTTCCGTTTTATTACTATAGGTTTGCAAAAATATTTGAAGAAAAAGGAAATTACAAAAGGGCTTATTTACTTCACGTGAAAGCCTGTGAGGAAAATCCAAAAATAGGAGATCTTTCATTTGGAAAATATGAATATGATGGATTGTATTTAAATTCCAATCCAAATTTTGGAAGTGAAACAGATGAAATAGTTTGGTGTAAAAATATATCTGAGAGATTTTCTGGTTTTGGAGTAATTAATCCCATTAGAATGTGGAAAAAATCTAAAAAATTCCTTTATGCATATCCGTATCCCACAAATGAATCAATAAAAATTGCAAAAGAAAGAAGGAAAAAATCAGTTAAGAATTGGCCATTTGATATAGATAAAGATTATTTAACTGAGATTATTACTAGATTGAAAGACAAAAAAATTAGGTTTTTGGATGAAAAGGTTCCAAAAAGTCTTTTAGATGAGTTTTCTATATTAGAAGATGAAGAAAGTACTACAATATTTGGGATTACTTTTTTAAACCAATATCCAGATTTGACTATACCATCAAATGTTGAAAAAGGTGCATTTATTTATCTTCAACCTGATTTTGAAGATAAAGATGATATAGTATGGTATAACCCTGAAATTCGTATAATTAAAACAACAAGTCAAATAATAAAAGATTTTGAATTTTTAGGATATAGAGTAGTTGAAATTGTTCCACAGAATTACTTTAGAACAATAATTTTTGAAAGATATTAA
- a CDS encoding flagellin, with amino-acid sequence MRINHNISALNAWRSIGQTNMSMSKTLERLSSGLRINRAGDDAAGLAISEKMRGQIKGINMAIKNSQDAISLIQTAEGALTEVHSILQRMRELAVQASSDTNTDVDRNQIQAELDQLREEIDRIARTTEFNTKKLLDGKLESFRSTEDIKVVTGGNIAINASAAGTVTEGTYIVEVGQFNTDTTLEVKVTLFTAGGSNSVTTTYTNGEATIGGVSITWDTTVFDVNFADFGGALPSGEVVDSAVARVEAINTAANQLIFQIGSNEGHNMLTGIDDMSAGALGITTTSLDVTTQDAAERAIMVVDAAIHKVSSQRAALGAVQNRLEHTISNLGVAAENLTAAESRVRDADMAKEMMEFTKQQILLQSSMGMLAQANAQPQNVLQLLR; translated from the coding sequence ATGAGGATAAATCATAACATAAGTGCATTAAATGCGTGGAGAAGTATAGGACAAACAAACATGTCCATGTCAAAGACATTAGAAAGACTTTCTTCAGGTCTTAGGATTAATAGAGCAGGAGACGATGCAGCGGGTCTTGCAATAAGTGAAAAGATGAGAGGACAAATTAAGGGTATTAACATGGCAATAAAGAACTCACAAGATGCTATTTCATTGATTCAAACAGCAGAAGGGGCGTTAACAGAAGTACATTCTATTTTACAAAGAATGAGAGAATTAGCAGTTCAAGCATCCTCAGACACAAATACAGATGTTGATAGGAATCAAATTCAAGCAGAACTTGACCAATTAAGAGAAGAAATTGACAGAATTGCAAGAACAACAGAATTTAATACCAAAAAATTGCTTGATGGTAAACTCGAAAGCTTCAGGTCAACGGAAGATATTAAGGTGGTTACAGGTGGTAATATAGCTATAAATGCATCAGCAGCAGGAACAGTAACAGAAGGGACATATATAGTAGAAGTTGGTCAGTTTAATACAGATACAACTTTAGAAGTAAAAGTTACTCTCTTTACAGCAGGTGGATCGAACAGTGTAACAACAACTTATACAAATGGGGAAGCGACAATTGGTGGAGTAAGTATTACTTGGGATACTACGGTTTTTGATGTTAATTTTGCCGATTTTGGAGGGGCATTACCAAGTGGAGAAGTAGTAGATAGTGCGGTAGCAAGGGTTGAAGCGATAAATACAGCGGCAAATCAATTGATATTCCAAATAGGTTCAAACGAAGGACATAATATGCTTACAGGAATAGATGATATGAGTGCAGGGGCATTAGGAATAACAACAACATCACTTGATGTAACGACACAAGATGCGGCAGAAAGGGCAATAATGGTAGTAGACGCAGCGATTCACAAAGTAAGTTCACAAAGGGCAGCACTTGGTGCGGTACAAAACAGGTTGGAACACACAATATCGAACTTAGGAGTAGCGGCAGAGAACTTGACAGCAGCAGAAAGCCGTGTAAGAGATGCAGACATGGCAAAAGAGATGATGGAGTTTACAAAGCAGCAAATACTCTTACAAAGCAGTATGGGGATGCTTGCACAGGCTAATGCGCAACCACAAAATGTATTACAACTCTTGAGATAA
- the dnaB gene encoding replicative DNA helicase, with protein MRNSPHNIEAERAVIGSILINPETVEAIVPIVSSRDFYDPKNVEIFKVIEELYDEGIPIDLISICDRLRTKGKLEFVGGELYVAQLADIVPTSAHVETYAQIVRDKSILRALISAASKVVEDATSDRDVDDILDDAERLIFEIAESKTSKTYLPMNTILHQVFENIESLREKNKSGTLKPVTGIPTGYTILDEMTSGFHKSDLIILAARPSVGKTAFALNIARNMAIEANIPVGIFSLEMSKEQLAQRLLGMEAFIELQKIRRGNISDEEWQRLLVATDRLYKANIIVDDEANLDPRSLRAKARRMKKEYGVEVIFVDYLQLMSTKSYRENRQQEISEISRSLKLLARELNIVIVALSQLSRAVEQREDKRPRLSDLRESGSIEQDADMVLFLYREEYYKKEKTTEPHITEVLIGKQRNGPIGTVKLSFDPKYTAFYNIDLAHGG; from the coding sequence ATGAGAAATTCTCCGCACAATATAGAGGCCGAACGAGCTGTGATTGGAAGTATTTTAATAAATCCAGAAACAGTGGAAGCGATAGTTCCCATAGTATCTTCCAGGGATTTTTATGATCCAAAAAATGTTGAAATATTCAAGGTCATAGAAGAGCTTTATGATGAGGGCATTCCCATTGATTTGATATCAATTTGTGATAGGTTAAGAACAAAAGGAAAGCTTGAATTTGTCGGTGGGGAACTCTATGTAGCACAACTTGCTGATATTGTTCCTACTTCCGCACATGTTGAAACTTATGCACAAATAGTGCGAGATAAATCAATTTTAAGAGCTTTGATATCAGCGGCTTCTAAAGTAGTGGAAGATGCAACTTCCGATAGAGATGTAGATGATATTTTAGACGATGCAGAAAGGTTAATTTTTGAAATTGCGGAATCTAAAACCTCCAAAACATACCTTCCAATGAATACCATTCTGCACCAAGTTTTTGAAAACATTGAAAGTTTGAGAGAAAAGAACAAATCTGGAACTTTAAAGCCAGTTACAGGAATTCCGACTGGATATACAATATTGGACGAGATGACATCAGGTTTTCATAAATCAGACCTTATTATCCTAGCTGCACGGCCAAGTGTTGGAAAAACTGCTTTTGCACTTAATATTGCCAGGAACATGGCAATTGAGGCAAATATACCTGTGGGTATTTTTAGTTTGGAAATGAGCAAAGAGCAACTTGCTCAAAGATTGTTGGGCATGGAAGCATTCATTGAATTACAGAAAATCAGGAGGGGAAATATTTCAGACGAGGAGTGGCAAAGGCTTTTAGTTGCAACAGATAGGTTATACAAAGCGAATATAATAGTAGATGATGAAGCTAATCTTGATCCAAGGTCATTGAGGGCAAAAGCAAGGAGGATGAAAAAGGAGTACGGAGTTGAGGTTATATTTGTTGATTATTTGCAATTAATGAGTACAAAATCGTATAGGGAAAATAGACAACAAGAAATATCTGAAATTTCCCGTTCTTTAAAGCTTCTTGCAAGGGAATTAAATATAGTGATAGTTGCATTATCACAGCTGTCTCGTGCAGTAGAGCAAAGGGAAGATAAAAGACCGAGATTAAGTGATTTAAGAGAGTCAGGTTCAATTGAGCAGGATGCGGATATGGTGCTATTTTTGTACAGGGAAGAATATTACAAAAAAGAAAAAACAACGGAACCTCATATTACAGAGGTTTTAATAGGAAAACAAAGAAATGGACCAATAGGTACTGTAAAACTTTCTTTTGATCCAAAATACACCGCATTTTACAACATAGATTTAGCACATGGAGGTTAA
- a CDS encoding TM0106 family RecB-like putative nuclease has protein sequence MIFNISKIRTYFFCPKKFFLESKNESFDNTLSYLPKKGKENISLAYDFLGVTLVVKNVEIIIGEKITIISRRRGKRLYQYHYLEAAGYAYVVSKFTNKEIEVIFKSNYYNVKMPWEKYINSFQNAIQYFSENNYFRPKLNPECKFCKYSFECTNELMAYRDISLIRGIGKYRLEKLKEYGINTLDDLVENQKKVKEIFKGKTNKIIAQAKAFLEKKVILINSISRLSSGIFLDIESYNDFHFLFGVLYNDRYIPFLSTKKKEEKIAVKNLLKFLKEKNLPVYHYYNYEPLQINKLIKKYKLRNPKLVFVDLYTIFSRNIAVPTISYSLKSLAKYFGFNWRTTLNGNNVVQKFEEFLRTKDKSILKEILKYNEDDVRATKLLLDVVNKISS, from the coding sequence ATGATATTTAACATATCGAAAATTAGAACTTACTTTTTTTGTCCAAAGAAATTTTTTTTAGAATCAAAAAATGAAAGTTTTGATAATACATTAAGCTATTTACCTAAAAAGGGGAAAGAGAATATATCTTTGGCGTATGATTTTCTTGGTGTGACTTTAGTTGTAAAAAACGTTGAAATAATAATTGGTGAAAAAATAACAATTATTTCTAGAAGAAGGGGAAAAAGGCTTTATCAGTATCATTACCTTGAGGCTGCTGGATATGCCTATGTTGTTTCAAAATTTACGAATAAGGAAATAGAAGTAATTTTTAAGAGTAACTACTACAACGTAAAAATGCCTTGGGAAAAATACATAAATTCATTTCAAAACGCTATTCAGTATTTTTCCGAAAATAACTATTTTAGACCTAAATTAAACCCTGAATGTAAGTTTTGCAAGTACAGTTTTGAATGTACTAATGAACTTATGGCGTATAGAGATATTTCTTTAATAAGGGGAATTGGAAAGTATAGGCTTGAAAAGCTAAAAGAATACGGTATAAATACATTGGATGATTTGGTTGAAAATCAAAAAAAAGTTAAAGAAATTTTTAAGGGGAAAACAAATAAAATCATTGCACAGGCAAAAGCTTTTTTAGAAAAAAAGGTGATATTGATAAATTCAATATCTAGATTAAGTTCCGGGATATTTCTTGATATAGAAAGCTACAACGATTTTCATTTCCTGTTTGGAGTTCTATATAATGATAGATATATTCCGTTTTTATCCACCAAAAAAAAGGAGGAAAAAATTGCAGTAAAAAATCTATTAAAATTTTTAAAGGAAAAAAATTTACCTGTATATCATTATTATAATTATGAACCTTTGCAAATAAACAAGTTAATAAAAAAATACAAATTAAGAAATCCAAAGTTAGTATTTGTTGATCTGTACACAATTTTTTCCAGAAACATTGCGGTACCAACTATTTCATATTCTTTAAAATCACTGGCAAAATATTTTGGTTTTAACTGGAGAACAACCTTAAATGGAAACAACGTCGTACAAAAGTTTGAAGAATTTTTGCGAACAAAAGATAAATCAATTTTGAAAGAAATTTTGAAATATAATGAGGATGATGTAAGAGCCACAAAGCTTTTATTAGATGTTGTTAACAAAATTTCAAGTTAA